In Rutidosis leptorrhynchoides isolate AG116_Rl617_1_P2 chromosome 2, CSIRO_AGI_Rlap_v1, whole genome shotgun sequence, one genomic interval encodes:
- the LOC139889734 gene encoding F-box/LRR-repeat protein 12-like codes for MEDVRALNQYSCITNLPDNLLDLIYGKVNEQDDQQSFGLTCHSFLKVQNLGKKHLHVRNYRSVRDSRMLDKLLSGFSKLQDLSFSIILSYQESVSDTDIIKLQKCGSTLQRFSLTNCGQVTDKGFISIASYCPLLSVICLVGCSITDDGLGLMAKSCKSLVEVNLSHCNNITLCGIQYLSQNCRQLKVLKVKIVSYFQNIGVGFVSVASYCPLLSVICLVGCSITDSELEILAKSCKFLIEVNLNTCINVSDCGIQYISQNCRQLRALKIRNCKNVVGVGFRWCSSNLKILYASCCALDSTDVIEILRGGGLEYLSFSWPVNERMFIGSIDLANLKVLDLEGCKSIEDDAIVSISKGCPLLRDWDLSWCGRVGLRGWESIGLYSQNLEIIHVYRCARLCNKGLLCLGNGCKRLSVIWMGSGGTEITSNGITAFKLQRDDVNINDKFGTGIIFPSWRFTWPFKELQLAQEVEHFI; via the coding sequence ATGGAGGATGTACGTGCTCTAAATCAGTACTCGTGTATTACAAACCTTCCTGATAATCTCTTGGACTTGATCTACGGAAAGGTTAACGAACAAGATGATCAACAATCTTTTGGCCTAACCTGTCACAGTTTCCTTAAGGTTCAAAACTTAGGTAAAAAACACTTGCATGTAAGAAATTACCGCTCTGTGCGTGATTCCCGTATGCTCGATAAGCTGCTTAGTGGTTTTAGCAAATTACAGGATCTGTCATTTAGCATTATACTGTCTTACCAAGAGTCAGTATCAGATACAGATATAATTAAGTTACAAAAGTGTGGGTCTACATTGCAGCGTTTTTCTCTTACTAATTGTGGTCAAGTCACGGATAAAGGTTTCATTTCAATTGCTTCCTATTGTCCGTTGTTGTCTGTTATCTGTCTTGTTGGTTGTTCTATCACTGATGACGGGCTCGGACTTATGGCCAAATCCTGTAAATCTTTGGTAGAGGTCAATCTCAGTCACTGCAATAACATAACTCTTTGCGGGATTCAATACCTATCTCAGAATTGTCGTCAACTTAAGGTACTTAAAGTTAAAATAGTGAGTTACTTCCAAAATATTGGTGTAGGTTTTGTTTCAGTTGCTTCCTATTGTCCATTGCTCTCTGTTATCTGTCTTGTTGGCTGTTCTATCACTGATAGTGAGCTTGAAATTCTGGCCAAATCTTGTAAATTTTTAATAGAGGTCAATCTTAATACATGTATAAACGTAAGTGATTGCGGGATTCAATACATATCTCAAAATTGTCGTCAACTTAGGGCACTTAAAATAAGGAATTGCAAAAACGTTGTTGGTGTAGGCTTCAGATGGTGTTCTTCTAATTTGAAAATTTTATACGCCAGTTGCTGTGCATTAGATTCTACTGATGTTATTGAAATCTTAAGAGGAGGTGGTCTTGAATATCTAAGTTTTTCGTGGCCTGTTAATGAGCGTATGTTTATCGGAAGTATTGATTTAGCAAATCTTAAAGTTCTTGATCTAGAGGGGTGCAAATCCATTGAGGATGATGCTATTGTAAGCATATCAAAAGGGTGTCCATTGTTGAGAGATTGGGACTTATCGTGGTGTGGAAGAGTTGGGTTACGTGGTTGGGAGTCGATTGGGTTGTACTCTCAAAATTTAGAGATAATACATGTATACAGATGTGCGAGGTTGTGTAATAAGGGATTACTATGTTTGGGTAATGGCTGCAAACGTCTGTCTGTCATATGGATGGGAAGTGGTGGTACGGAAATCACTTCAAATGGGATCACTGCCTTCAAATTACAGAGAGATGATGTGAATATCAATGACAAATTCGGTACTGGGATCATTTTTCCGAGTTGGAGATTTACTTGGCCATTTAAAGAATTACAATTAGCTCAAGAGGTTGAACACTTTATATAA